From Odontesthes bonariensis isolate fOdoBon6 chromosome 21, fOdoBon6.hap1, whole genome shotgun sequence, a single genomic window includes:
- the LOC142371669 gene encoding retinoic acid-induced protein 3 isoform X2, which produces MAFSSNKCKSLLPLLFLTCVPLTCLCQTTNSSTISPSTNSSTISPSTNRSTISPSTNSSPINPSTNRTTISSNITSLTGVRGCGTGLNPIYRYLCDRRAAWGIVLETLASGGFLLSVGLLLGLLLWTLSTCLSSRHQRNSYGGMVLCMSMFLLATAGIFAITFAFIVRLTPQTCPTRLFLFSVLFSLAFSCLLARCLALLGFAAARGWGEPAVALGLVTVQVIISTEWLLIVLVRDKKPCEYSQEEFVMLQIFVLCLLAISLILSLHILCRSCFTYSYSYSGPTSRQWRTQATLLWFTLLLSACIWVVWITMLTWGNPELGRRPVWDDPVLSIALVANGWVLLMGHGLSQVAFFCRGEATSRDLPLSFAGWTSPNADIPGLASQKEGKENGSFENDGETRRGRRTDPTLRSPYESGFSMTEIDPDKDYTIPRPQTTNYTEPYDDYYGQD; this is translated from the exons ATGGCCTTTTCATCCAACAAGTGCAAGTCTCTCTTGCCCCTGCTCTTCCTCACCTGCGTCCCCCTCACCTGTCTTTGTCAGACGACCAACAGCAGCACTATCAGTCCCTCAACCAACAGCAGCACTATCAGTCCCTCAACCAACCGCAGCACCATCAGTCCCTCAACCAACAGCAGCCCTATCAATCCCTCAACCAACCGCACAACCATTTCCTCAAACATTACTTCCCTAACGGGGGTGCGAGGCTGTGGCACCGGACTGAATCCAATATACAGGTACCTGTGTGACCGGCGGGCAGCATGGGGGATTGTGTTAGAGACCCTAGCATCTGGAGGCTTCCTGTTAAGTGTAGGTCTCCTCTTGGGCCTGCTGCTCTGGACCTTGAGCACGTGTTTGTCCTCCCGGCACCAGCGCAACAGCTACGGCGGCATGGTGCTCTGCATGTCCATGTTCTTGCTGGCCACAGCCGGGATCTTCGCCATCACCTTTGCCTTCATCGTCCGGCTCACCCCACAGACGTGCCCCACCAGGCTCTTCCTCTTCAGCGTGCTCTTCTCCCTGGCCTTCTCGTGCCTGCTGGCTCGCTGCCTCGCCCTGCTGGGCTTCGCCGCTGCCCGCGGCTGGGGGGAGCCCGCCGTAGCTCTGGGGCTCGTCACTGTGCAGGTTATCATCTCAACGGAGTGGCTGCTCATCGTGCTGGTCCGGGACAAGAAACCATGCGAGTACAGCCAGGAGGAGTTTGTCATGCTGCAGATCTTCGTGCTGTGCCTCCTCGCCATCAGCTTGATCCTCTCCCTGCACATCCTGTGCCGCTCCTGCTTCACTTACAGCTACAGCTACTCTGGACCCACCAGCCGGCAGTGGAGAACACAGGCCACGCTGCTCTGGTTCACACTACTGCTCTCCGCCTGCATCTGGGTGGTGTGGATCACCATGCTGACATGGGGAAACCCCGAGCTGGGCCGTCGGCCAGTTTGGGATGATCCGGTGCTGAGCATCGCCTTAGTTGCAAATGGCTGGGTGTTACTGATGGGGCACGGGTTGTCCCAGGTCGCCTTCTTCTGTAGAGGCGAGGCCACATCGAGGGATCTACCTCTGAGCTTTGCAGGCTGGACCAGCCCCAATGCCGATATTCCGGGACTCGCAAGCCAgaaggaaggaaaagaaaacgGAAGCTTTGAGAATGATGGCGAGACCAGGAGAG GCAGGAGAACAGACCCGACGTTGCGATCACCCTATGAATCTGGCTTCTCTATGACC GAGATCGACCCTGACAAAGACTACACCATTCCCCGCCCTCAGACCACCAACTACACTGAGCCATATGACGACTATTATGGACAAGATTAA
- the pde6hb gene encoding retinal cone rhodopsin-sensitive cGMP 3',5'-cyclic phosphodiesterase subunit gamma, giving the protein MNSSPPAGSALAPGGATGPTTPKKGPPKFKQRQTRTFKSKAPKPGQKGFGDDIPGMEGLGTDITVVCPWEAFGDMELSDLAKYGII; this is encoded by the exons ATGAACTCCAGCCCACCTGCAGGAAGCGCCCTGGCCCCTGGTGGCGCCACTGGCCCCACAACACCCAAGAAAGGACCACCCAAGTTCAAGCAGAGGCAGACTCGCACATTCAAGAGCAAGGCCCCCAAGCCAGGCCAGAAGGG ctttggtGACGATATCCCAGGCATGGAGGGTCTTGGCACAGACATCACAGTGGTGTGCCCATGGGAAGCCTTCGGCGACATGGAGCTCAGCGACTTGGCCAAATACGGCATCATTTAA
- the LOC142371669 gene encoding retinoic acid-induced protein 3 isoform X1, producing MAFSSNKCKSLLPLLFLTCVPLTCLCQTTNSSTISPSTNSSTISPSTNRSTISPSTNSSPINPSTNRTTISSNITSLTGVRGCGTGLNPIYRYLCDRRAAWGIVLETLASGGFLLSVGLLLGLLLWTLSTCLSSRHQRNSYGGMVLCMSMFLLATAGIFAITFAFIVRLTPQTCPTRLFLFSVLFSLAFSCLLARCLALLGFAAARGWGEPAVALGLVTVQVIISTEWLLIVLVRDKKPCEYSQEEFVMLQIFVLCLLAISLILSLHILCRSCFTYSYSYSGPTSRQWRTQATLLWFTLLLSACIWVVWITMLTWGNPELGRRPVWDDPVLSIALVANGWVLLMGHGLSQVAFFCRGEATSRDLPLSFAGWTSPNADIPGLASQKEGKENGSFENDGETRRETGLPQEEIALLCSCTVESIESRRTDPTLRSPYESGFSMTEIDPDKDYTIPRPQTTNYTEPYDDYYGQD from the exons ATGGCCTTTTCATCCAACAAGTGCAAGTCTCTCTTGCCCCTGCTCTTCCTCACCTGCGTCCCCCTCACCTGTCTTTGTCAGACGACCAACAGCAGCACTATCAGTCCCTCAACCAACAGCAGCACTATCAGTCCCTCAACCAACCGCAGCACCATCAGTCCCTCAACCAACAGCAGCCCTATCAATCCCTCAACCAACCGCACAACCATTTCCTCAAACATTACTTCCCTAACGGGGGTGCGAGGCTGTGGCACCGGACTGAATCCAATATACAGGTACCTGTGTGACCGGCGGGCAGCATGGGGGATTGTGTTAGAGACCCTAGCATCTGGAGGCTTCCTGTTAAGTGTAGGTCTCCTCTTGGGCCTGCTGCTCTGGACCTTGAGCACGTGTTTGTCCTCCCGGCACCAGCGCAACAGCTACGGCGGCATGGTGCTCTGCATGTCCATGTTCTTGCTGGCCACAGCCGGGATCTTCGCCATCACCTTTGCCTTCATCGTCCGGCTCACCCCACAGACGTGCCCCACCAGGCTCTTCCTCTTCAGCGTGCTCTTCTCCCTGGCCTTCTCGTGCCTGCTGGCTCGCTGCCTCGCCCTGCTGGGCTTCGCCGCTGCCCGCGGCTGGGGGGAGCCCGCCGTAGCTCTGGGGCTCGTCACTGTGCAGGTTATCATCTCAACGGAGTGGCTGCTCATCGTGCTGGTCCGGGACAAGAAACCATGCGAGTACAGCCAGGAGGAGTTTGTCATGCTGCAGATCTTCGTGCTGTGCCTCCTCGCCATCAGCTTGATCCTCTCCCTGCACATCCTGTGCCGCTCCTGCTTCACTTACAGCTACAGCTACTCTGGACCCACCAGCCGGCAGTGGAGAACACAGGCCACGCTGCTCTGGTTCACACTACTGCTCTCCGCCTGCATCTGGGTGGTGTGGATCACCATGCTGACATGGGGAAACCCCGAGCTGGGCCGTCGGCCAGTTTGGGATGATCCGGTGCTGAGCATCGCCTTAGTTGCAAATGGCTGGGTGTTACTGATGGGGCACGGGTTGTCCCAGGTCGCCTTCTTCTGTAGAGGCGAGGCCACATCGAGGGATCTACCTCTGAGCTTTGCAGGCTGGACCAGCCCCAATGCCGATATTCCGGGACTCGCAAGCCAgaaggaaggaaaagaaaacgGAAGCTTTGAGAATGATGGCGAGACCAGGAGAG AAACTGGACTACCCCAGGAGGAGATAGCGCTGCTCTGCTCCTGCACTGTTGAAAGCATTGAAA GCAGGAGAACAGACCCGACGTTGCGATCACCCTATGAATCTGGCTTCTCTATGACC GAGATCGACCCTGACAAAGACTACACCATTCCCCGCCCTCAGACCACCAACTACACTGAGCCATATGACGACTATTATGGACAAGATTAA